In Dama dama isolate Ldn47 chromosome 22, ASM3311817v1, whole genome shotgun sequence, the genomic window GCTACCGCGTGTACTACAGTGCCGGCCCCAAGGACGAAGACCAGGACTACATCGTGGACCACTCCGTCGCCATCTACCTGCTCAGCCCCGACGGCCTCTTCACGGACTACTACAGCAGGGCCAGGTCGGCCGAGCAGATCTCAGACAGCGTGCGGCGCCACATGGCTGCCTTCCGCAGCGTCCTGTGCTAAGCCGGGTCATTAAAAGGCTGTGATGGAGCCGTGTGCGCGGGAGATCTGTACCAGCAGCCCCCTGAGGCCATGGCGGGaagggggctgggggcctggttGCTTCCTGCGGTGCAGGGGACAGACAGCCCTCTCCCCTACACACAACGGTTCtgtaaaggtttttgttttttaagggacTGGTGGGATGGCAACACTTTATTAGGCTGGGCCAGCCAGGAAGGCAAGCAAACTGAGCAGACGCACACCCGGTATCCGTGGGGGACGGGCTCCAGGGCCCAACCCTGGCCGCAGTGCTCCCCACTCAGGGCTGCACTGTGGAGGGGGCAGCGTAGGTCTGGAAGCGCTTGTGGGCCCTCTGGTGTGTGAGCAGCCTCAGGGACATGGTGTCCACAGCCGCCTCCAGCCCCGGCTGCTGGGTGATCTCCACTGTGTAGTCATTGGCCTGTAGGGCACAAAGCGTCAGCAGAGGCTCAGGACCACTTCCCTCCCAGACTCCCAGGCTACTCACCAGCTGCAGGGAGGCCAGCATGGAGCGACACACTTCGAAGGCAGGCTGGCCTGCCACCAGCTTTGCGAAGGGGCACCACTGGTTGAGCTGGCTGAACCGGGAGACCACCTGGTCCCCGTAGGTGTGGATGTCGAAGGGCACGTGCTCCTCCTGCAGGGGGAGGGGCCGGTCCCGGGCTGGTTTAAGGCAGGCCGCAGGGGCCGCCATCCTCCGCCAGGGGCCCCACCCGGCCCACCTCACCTGCTCCTGGAGCAGGGTCTGGATGGCGTCCTCCCAGCCCCTGATGTGCTGCTTCAGCTCTGTCTCCTGGACGAGCTCCTGCCTCGAGGTGGTGATGAAGACGTCCTGCTTCGAGGTGGTGACGAAGAGCTCCTGGGGGAGGACCAGGGGCCACCAGCTGGGTGCAAggcctgcccccaccctgcccagccCCCCACTCTGCCGCGGGCCTACCACATTCTTCTGGACCAGCTCCTCATAGCGCAGAGATGCTGGCATGGCTTCCGCTTCTGCAAAAGTGCGGCCGTGAGcctcactctctccttcctcccgtCTTCGGGGGCCCCTCAGGCCTGCAGCCCACTCCCAGACCTACCCATGTCTGCATCTTCCCCGGGATCTGCCCCCTCAGGTTCTGCGTACTCCTCGGGCTCTAGGAAGTCATCTGCTGAGAAGGGAGCACCCAGGCAAAAGGCCAGTTAGGCTGCGGCTGGCACTGAACCCTACCCCAGCCTGCCCCCGGAGACCCCCACCTGCGGCTCCCAGGTCTTCCACCGAGTCCTCCAGGCGGTCCTCCTCCACGGGCCACAGCCCCTGCTCGGCCCTTGGCAGCCATCGCTCAGCCGCCTGTGCAGATAGAGCCCCTCAGAGGCACTGCTGTCTCCCACCAGGCCCCATAGGGTCCCCAGAGTGGCCGGTACTTGCCTCCCTCCTCTGCATCTTCCGGAGCGTCTCCAGCTGCTCCTTCACATGCTTCCAGTACAGAACCTCCATGTCTGCACACACAAGCCTCATGAGGGGGCTCCCTCATCCTGCCCCGGCCCACCCGAGTCCACTCGGCCTCCGGCCTCCCCAGGCTGAGGAGGGCGGTGCAGTGTGGGGTCAGCCTCCCTCAAAGAGCCCCAGGCCCACCTGCGAAGGAAGGGCCCTTTCGCCGGGACTTCCTGCTGTCAGCGTGGTCGGCATCTGCAAGAAGACAGGGTCAGCAGGAGCCAAGCCGAGGCCCACAGCCACGCCCGGCCCCGGGCCCCACGCACAGGCAGCCAGGTACCACTGGTGGAAGTCCTGCAGCTTGACAGCACCCTTCCTCTTACGCTTCTGTCCTGGCGCCTCCTCCACGCGGGGGGGCACAGAGTAGGGCCTACCTGGGGGCAGACAGGCAGTCCCGGAGCACAACCACAGCCCAGGGCCGTCTACGTGCCCACAGGCCCTGGAGCCCCAACCTCCACTCGAGCCAGGtgagcccagcccccacccctggtGCCCAGGGGCCATACCCTCTGCGTTACCTTTCCTGAAGGGCTTAGAATCCGGGGAGTCGAAGGGGTCCAGGCCCTGCCAGGGGTCTGGGGTGTCCTGAGCACAGAGCACAAGCAGACACAGGAGAGTGGAGGACGCGCACCCTCCCCCAGTGCGGACACACGGGGAGGGGGGCGCCCTGGAGCTGCAGCAGGGAGGCCCAGCGCTGGGGGAAGGAAGAGTGCTCAAGAGACACACTGCCGAGGGCGCAAACCCCATGCCGGGCTCCGGGCCTGCCCACCCCTCACCTTCAGCCGGGATGCGGGCTCCGGGGCCTCCTTCCGCTCCCGGAGTGTACACCACCTGGGCTGGGCAGCACTCTGCAAAGGAACACCAGGgatttccctctcctcctccacccaGGATTCCAGGCCCCCCAGCAGCTCTGCTCTGGGGCCAGACACAGGGAACCCTGCAGAAACCCCCTGGGGACAAAGAGTTAAACGACCAAAAAGTGAAAAGCTAGTAAAAACTTTAGGAGAAGATAGAAACTAATACACTAGTGGCCACGGAATACTtcttcaaagagaaaaacagatggtaaagaatttgcctgcaatgcgggagaactgagttccatccctaggttgggaagatcccctggaggagggcatggcaacccactccagtatccttgcctggagaatcccatggatggaggagcctggtgggctacagtccatggggtcacagagagtcagacatgactgagcaattaagcacagcaaaAACAGCCAACCAAACCTGACAGACgttaatattttttcctgtatGTCAACGCTTTTCCTTACAAATAAAAGGATTTCTTGGCTCTACACTGGAGTACAGAGCTGGACCTTAGGGGTAAGGGAGGCAGGCCTGTCCACTCTTTGCCAGCCTGGCCTCAAGAGTCAGCTCTGGAGACCAGCACCATTCTGGGTGGTACCCTGAGCTGCACAGCCTCTGACCCCTGGACACCAGTCCACCCCCGAGAAGCAGCAGCGGCTCTGTCCAGACAGGGAGCCGTGAAAGCTGCTGCCGGAAAGGGCAGCATGTGGGGCCAGGGCCGGCTGGGGGACACACCTGCCGCCCTGGTGCACAAGGACCAGAGAGCAGGCAGCCCGGGGGTCGCCTGCCCCACACGGGCACGCTGTCCCCGCCGGGGCTTGCCTGGCCGAGGGCGGGGGCTCGGCAGGCCTCCCTGGGGG contains:
- the NCAPH2 gene encoding condensin-2 complex subunit H2 isoform X2; protein product: MEDVEARFAHLLLPIRDLTRNWEVDVAAQLGEYLEELDQICISFDKGKTTMNFIEAALLIQGSACVYSKKVEYLYSLVYQALDFISGKKQAKQLSSKPEDGTVGDASSRAPQEAEQKFLALDDLSDSCANVDLRGDQVLSGTLIPLLPNALVAPDEMEKNSNPLYSCQGEVLASRKDFRVNTCTPHPRGTFLLEPVGVSLMEALQPRNPKEPGRAEEQPMEVSVCGSPGPALSISREPGSSPEGLAPRGGGMGEDEEDAEGVAEPPEASAPEVPMEPLEPRSPEQSAAQPRWCTLRERKEAPEPASRLKDTPDPWQGLDPFDSPDSKPFRKGRPYSVPPRVEEAPGQKRKRKGAVKLQDFHQWYLAAYADHADSRKSRRKGPSFADMEVLYWKHVKEQLETLRKMQRREAAERWLPRAEQGLWPVEEDRLEDSVEDLGAADDFLEPEEYAEPEGADPGEDADMEAEAMPASLRYEELVQKNVELFVTTSKQDVFITTSRQELVQETELKQHIRGWEDAIQTLLQEQEEHVPFDIHTYGDQVVSRFSQLNQWCPFAKLVAGQPAFEVCRSMLASLQLANDYTVEITQQPGLEAAVDTMSLRLLTHQRAHKRFQTYAAPSTVQP
- the NCAPH2 gene encoding condensin-2 complex subunit H2 isoform X1, with translation MEDVEARFAHLLLPIRDLTRNWEVDVAAQLGEYLEELDQICISFDKGKTTMNFIEAALLIQGSACVYSKKVEYLYSLVYQALDFISGKKQAKQLSSKPEDGTVGDASSRAPQEAEQKFLALDDLSDSCANVDLRGDQVLSGTLIPLLPNALVAPDEMEKNSNPLYSCQGEVLASRKDFRVNTCTPHPRGTFLLEPVGVSLMEALQPRNPKEPGRAEEQPMEVSVCGSPGPALSISREPGSSPEGLAPRGGGMGEDEEDAEGVAEPPEASAPEVPMEPLEPRSPEQSAAQPRWCTLRERKEAPEPASRLKDTPDPWQGLDPFDSPDSKPFRKGRPYSVPPRVEEAPGQKRKRKGAVKLQDFHQWYLAAYADHADSRKSRRKGPSFADMEVLYWKHVKEQLETLRKMQRREAAERWLPRAEQGLWPVEEDRLEDSVEDLGAAADDFLEPEEYAEPEGADPGEDADMEAEAMPASLRYEELVQKNVELFVTTSKQDVFITTSRQELVQETELKQHIRGWEDAIQTLLQEQEEHVPFDIHTYGDQVVSRFSQLNQWCPFAKLVAGQPAFEVCRSMLASLQLANDYTVEITQQPGLEAAVDTMSLRLLTHQRAHKRFQTYAAPSTVQP